In Actinomycetota bacterium, the following are encoded in one genomic region:
- a CDS encoding acyl-CoA thioesterase, whose translation MEPDLTPRTVAHSEVMLVQQMTQLEANLLGNVHGGVIMKLVDNAGGLAAMKHAGGPVVTASLDEMAFIEPVFVGDVVTVRASVNDVGQTSMEVGVRVDAENYIGTRKVHTSSAYLVYVALDGAGQPRLVPPLVAETPVQQQRQREAKLRREARLSRNEAIRKARANEGERA comes from the coding sequence GTGGAACCGGACCTCACGCCACGCACGGTTGCGCACTCCGAGGTCATGCTGGTCCAGCAGATGACCCAGCTGGAGGCGAACCTCCTGGGGAACGTGCACGGCGGCGTGATCATGAAGCTCGTCGACAACGCCGGCGGGCTGGCCGCCATGAAGCACGCGGGAGGCCCGGTGGTCACCGCGTCCCTCGACGAGATGGCGTTCATCGAGCCGGTGTTCGTGGGCGACGTGGTGACCGTCCGCGCCTCGGTCAACGACGTCGGACAGACCTCGATGGAGGTGGGCGTGCGCGTGGACGCGGAGAACTACATCGGGACCCGCAAGGTCCACACCTCCAGCGCCTACCTCGTGTACGTGGCCCTGGACGGTGCGGGCCAGCCTCGCCTCGTCCCGCCGCTGGTGGCCGAGACGCCGGTACAGCAGCAGCGCCAGCGGGAGGCCAAGCTCCGCCGGGAGGCCCGTCTGTCCCGCAACGAGGCCATCAGGAAAGCCCGGGCCAACGAGGGCGAGAGGGCCTGA
- a CDS encoding anti-sigma factor, which produces MAMNVHERIEELVAAQALGGSSPGQDAELDQLWAEHGASCEQCRRMEVETHEVAGRLAFALVPSPVREGFEDQVMGRAFQPAVAVSRPGGPRRWLAAAAAAVLLFAGGLGGYLFAPRQNGQTAALAAFLAQGPRIVQFHGPGQGALTLAYRPGERSAFVVGSGLPTPPSGKVYELWTFRGNNPPAPSGTFTPSGTQAIVHLALDLSGANQMAVTVEQAPGAPQPTTTPVFVAPITA; this is translated from the coding sequence ATGGCGATGAACGTGCACGAGCGGATCGAGGAGCTGGTGGCCGCGCAGGCCCTCGGCGGATCGAGCCCGGGCCAGGACGCCGAGCTCGATCAGCTGTGGGCGGAGCACGGCGCCTCGTGCGAGCAGTGCCGCCGGATGGAGGTGGAGACCCACGAGGTCGCCGGCCGGCTCGCGTTCGCCCTCGTTCCGTCTCCGGTTCGGGAAGGCTTCGAGGACCAGGTCATGGGGCGGGCGTTCCAGCCGGCCGTTGCGGTCTCTCGGCCGGGAGGCCCGCGGCGGTGGCTGGCGGCCGCAGCGGCTGCCGTGCTGCTGTTCGCTGGCGGGCTGGGCGGCTACCTGTTCGCCCCGCGCCAGAACGGGCAGACCGCGGCGCTGGCCGCGTTCCTGGCCCAGGGTCCCCGCATCGTGCAGTTCCACGGGCCCGGGCAGGGCGCGCTGACGCTGGCGTACCGTCCGGGCGAGCGCTCGGCCTTCGTGGTGGGATCCGGCCTTCCGACGCCCCCGTCCGGCAAGGTCTACGAGCTGTGGACGTTCCGGGGGAACAACCCGCCGGCCCCGAGCGGGACGTTCACCCCGTCCGGGACGCAGGCCATCGTGCACTTGGCGCTCGACCTGTCCGGCGCGAACCAGATGGCGGTGACCGTGGAGCAGGCGCCCGGCGCCCCCCAGCCCACCACCACGCCAGTATTCGTCGCGCCGATCACCGCATGA
- a CDS encoding sigma-70 family RNA polymerase sigma factor, translating to MFRRYSPTALSLARRVLHQPHLAEDTVQEAFLSVWRNPAGYDAERGSVRAWLMSTVHHRAVDLVRREEAQRRRAEESVALPGPPPEDPGEVVVEEIGLPQERAAVRGALEDLPGEQRQVIELMYFGGLSQTQIAARLALPLGTVKSRCLLGMRRLRAALMWMER from the coding sequence CTGTTCCGCCGGTACTCCCCCACGGCGCTGTCCCTGGCCCGGCGGGTCCTGCACCAGCCGCACCTGGCGGAGGACACCGTGCAGGAGGCGTTCCTGTCCGTGTGGCGGAATCCCGCCGGATACGACGCCGAGCGGGGGTCCGTCCGGGCGTGGCTGATGTCGACGGTGCACCACCGGGCCGTCGACCTGGTGCGGCGGGAGGAGGCGCAGCGGCGAAGGGCCGAGGAGTCCGTCGCGCTGCCCGGGCCGCCGCCGGAGGATCCCGGGGAGGTGGTCGTGGAGGAGATCGGCCTTCCTCAGGAACGCGCCGCCGTCCGGGGCGCGCTGGAGGACCTGCCGGGCGAGCAGCGGCAGGTCATCGAGCTGATGTACTTCGGGGGGCTGTCGCAAACACAGATCGCGGCCCGGCTGGCGCTGCCGCTGGGTACGGTGAAGTCGAGGTGCCTGCTCGGGATGCGCCGCCTCCGGGCGGCGCTGATGTGGATGGAACGATGA